Proteins from one Diprion similis isolate iyDipSimi1 chromosome 3, iyDipSimi1.1, whole genome shotgun sequence genomic window:
- the LOC124404081 gene encoding uncharacterized protein LOC124404081 — MDASDDAGVDAEGPLDPRIQIELENLNNSTDEINKLEIELDEAHTAFRQLLSDSTRRLKEVANKIGTGCIEKARCYYKALEVAQQAQIQCQRQAQLFQRASEIHSAAKETVTLAEAGFTSHRHEWNFDQAWQDMLNHATIKVMDAENQKAECGREHLRRATLFHDAEKKVQQLEEKHRRAIIKSKPYFEIRAQCDEMLATQKARVEYLQRGVKKAKDTYARSLRILEDISNQIHQRRRDYDMTKGPREPGVGAELISPTTSLSYEAELDKLSLSRINSLASSEPDIDERTRDFEDVDDLKQRMEQLSTRSVDGSESNSSQWELELQASVERLNTLPIRKLSSFTTDEVSGEDFRDLKFSESGLVSDDNRCKISPQVQRSRNNYDNESRISFNQGLTSVKRPLERTDSAICYKGWNSMAEKTTNSSPILSETPLKTQNALLASLNNDVESQSCPISRQEVTVDNVGKRDGPSGMDSQNVNPTYAKKKISVDLSNLEIDDFTESNFKNLLNSQSDDVQRSLELREEKCNSKNDAFKAVFHFSKCDDGHSKLGNNVHRLDGNSIRNDKSGLGSNSSSSSPVKRRLTSKLEMAKSCENSLNRDFVECPKTERPSSKTSSVRELPLLSLIQRFPKTPFSKDKSCSLTNLAENHNLTTFPSGSNI; from the exons ATGGACGCCTCGGACGACGCGGGCGTCGACGCTGAGGGTCCCCTGGACCCCCGCATCCAG ATCGAATTGGAGAATCTCAACAATTCCACAGACGAAATCAATAAACTAGAAATTGAATTAGAT GAAGCGCACACAGCGTTTCGCCAATTGTTATCAGATTCGACAAGACGATTGAAAGAGGTAGCGAATAAAATAGGAACAGGCTGCATAGAGAAAGCAAGATGTTATTACAAAGCATTAGAAGTGGCTCAGCAGGCTCAG ATACAGTGTCAGCGTCAAGCACAGCTCTTCCAGAGGGCTAGTGAAATCCATTCAGCGGCGAAAGAAACTGTCACTTTGGCCGAGGCAGGGTTTACATCGCATCGACATGAGTGGAACTTTGATCAAGCGTGGCAAGACATGCTGAATCATGCGACTATTAAG GTTATGGATGCAGAAAATCAAAAAGCCGAATGTGGAAGAGAGCATCTGAGGCGAGCAACCCTTTTTCACGATGCTGAAAAAAAGGTTCAACAGCTTGAGGAGAAACATCGTAGAGCGATAATCAAATCAAAACCGTATTTTGAAATCAGAGCTCAGTGTGACGAGATGCTGGCAACTCAGAAGGCGAGGGTAGAATATTTGCAGAGGGGAGTTAAAAAAGCAAAGGATACCTATGCCAGAAGTCTCAGAATACTGGAGGACATCAGTAATCAAATTCATCAACGCAGACGAGACTATG acatgACCAAGGGGCCGAGAGAACCTGGTGTTGGTGCTGAGCTCATAAGTCCGACAACAAGTTTAAGTTATGAAGCTGAATTGGATAAATTGAGCTTAAGCAGGATAAACTCTTTAGCCAGCAGTGAACCAGACATCGATGAAAGAACTCGGGATTTCGAG GATGTTGACGACTTGAAACAACGAATGGAACAACTCAGTACTCGTTCTGTTGATGGAAGTGAGTCTAATTCGAGTCAGTGGGAGTTGGAGTTACAGGCCAGTGTTGAGAGGCTTAATACCTTACCCATTAGAAAGCTAAGTTCCTTTACCACAGATGAAGTGAGTGGAGAAGACTTTCGTGACCTTAAGTTCAGTGAAAGCGGCCTAGTGTCCGATGATAACCGGTGTAAAATTTCGCCTCAAGTTCAAAGGTCACGGAATAATTACGATAACGAATCTAGAATATCATTCAATCAAGGATTAACCAGTGTTAAAAGACCGCTAGAACGAACAGACTCAGCGATATGTTATAAAGGTTGGAACTCAATGGCTGAGAAAACGACTAATTCAAGCCCGATCTTATCTGAAACTCCTTTGAAAACTCAAAATGCTCTTTTAGCTTCATTGAACAATGATGTAGAAAGTCAAAGTTGTCCGATTAGTCGACAAGAAGTTACTGTAGACAATGTTGGAAAACGTGATGGGCCGAGTGGTATGGATTCGCAGAATGTCAACCCAACTTatgcgaaaaagaaaatttcagtgGATCTGTCGAATTTGGAAATAGATGACTTCActgaatcaaatttcaaaaatctattAAATTCTCAAAGTGATGATGTTCAAAGATCTTTGGAATTGCGTGAAGAAAAGTGTAATTCGAAAAATGACGCTTTTAAAGCGGTGTTCCATTTCAGCAAGTGTGATGACGGTCATTCTAAGCTTGGAAATAATGTCCATCGATTGGACGGAAATAGTATCAGAAATGATAAAAGTGGGCTTGGATCTAACAGTTCAAGCTCTAGTCCTGTCAAGCGACGACTAACGTCTAAATTAGAGATGGCTAAATCTTGTGAAAATAGCTTGAACAGAGATTTTGTGGAATGTCCGAAAACGGAAAGGCCTAGTTCGAAAACTTCAAGTGTTAGAGAACTTCCGCTGCTATCACTTATTCAAAGATTTCCCAAAACGCCATTCTCTAAAGACAAAAGTTGCAGCCTGACGAACTTGGCTGAAAACCATAATCTTACAACTTTTCCGAGTGgttcaaatatttga